A DNA window from Agarivorans sp. TSD2052 contains the following coding sequences:
- the surE gene encoding 5'/3'-nucleotidase SurE, with amino-acid sequence MTILVSNDDGVHAPGIICLAAALKTLAPVLTVAPDRNCSGASSSLTLENPLRIVYLDEQTISVKGTPTDCVHLAINELVDELPEIVVAGINAGANLGDDVLYSGTVAAAMEGRNLGLPAIAVSLVGHEGKHYDSAASVTLKLLEQLREHALPSNQILNVNVPDLPLAEIKGFKVTRLGSRHRAEVMVKQKDPRGHDIYWLGPPGEMQDAGEGTDFAAVAKGYVSITPLTIDMTAHSFIGKLDSWVKDWEAE; translated from the coding sequence ATGACCATATTAGTGAGTAATGATGATGGCGTGCATGCGCCTGGCATCATTTGCTTGGCTGCCGCATTAAAAACCTTAGCGCCAGTACTAACGGTGGCGCCCGATCGAAACTGTAGCGGTGCTAGCAGTTCATTGACCCTAGAAAACCCGCTTCGTATCGTCTATTTGGATGAGCAAACTATTTCGGTGAAAGGTACGCCAACTGATTGTGTGCACCTTGCGATTAACGAACTGGTTGATGAATTGCCAGAGATTGTTGTCGCCGGGATTAATGCCGGCGCCAATTTAGGGGATGATGTGCTTTATTCGGGTACTGTTGCTGCCGCTATGGAGGGGCGTAACTTAGGCCTGCCAGCTATTGCTGTTTCCCTAGTGGGTCACGAGGGTAAGCATTATGATAGCGCCGCGAGTGTTACCTTGAAGTTATTAGAGCAACTTAGGGAGCACGCGCTACCGAGTAATCAAATACTTAATGTGAACGTACCCGATTTACCCTTGGCCGAGATTAAAGGTTTTAAAGTGACACGGCTTGGCAGCCGTCATCGCGCTGAAGTTATGGTCAAGCAAAAGGACCCGCGGGGACATGACATTTATTGGTTGGGACCACCTGGCGAGATGCAAGATGCCGGGGAAGGAACTGACTTTGCAGCTGTTGCTAAAGGGTACGTATCCATCACTCCTTTAACAATTGATATGACAGCTCACAGCTTTATTGGCAAACTAGACTCTTGGGTCAAGGATTGGGAGGCAGAGTAA
- the truD gene encoding tRNA pseudouridine(13) synthase TruD has protein sequence MSDYSTIISELNYLHGKPCCTGELKQQAVDFRVDEVLPFEFSGDGEHMMVKIEKTGENTAWVAKMLAEACEASPKVVSYAGLKDRHAVTTQWFSIQLPGKANIQLAENLGEGVKVIATARHNRKLKRGALSGNHFVIRLRNVSDIEQALQRAEHVANEGVPNYFGSQRFGRGASNIDNALAMFAGRRVKSREKRSMYLSAARSLVFNQAISQRIEQQLFKQVLDGDVMKFATSNAYFVAEQADQAILERFEQAEIELSAPMVGKGELACLDKALAFETSVLASYPEIVSGLSEAGLKMERRALALKPQQFSYHADANDLVLSFFLTAGNYATSILREIVNCEGESNDHISE, from the coding sequence ATGAGCGACTATTCAACAATCATCTCTGAGCTGAATTATTTGCACGGTAAACCCTGTTGCACAGGGGAGTTAAAGCAACAGGCGGTCGACTTTCGAGTTGATGAAGTGTTGCCGTTTGAATTTAGCGGTGACGGTGAACACATGATGGTGAAAATTGAAAAAACCGGCGAGAACACCGCTTGGGTCGCAAAAATGTTGGCTGAAGCCTGCGAAGCGAGTCCAAAGGTGGTGAGTTATGCGGGTTTAAAAGATCGCCACGCGGTTACCACCCAATGGTTTAGCATTCAGTTACCAGGGAAGGCTAATATTCAGTTAGCCGAAAATTTGGGTGAAGGGGTAAAAGTAATCGCTACTGCTCGGCATAACCGAAAACTAAAACGTGGCGCCTTATCGGGTAATCATTTTGTTATTCGCCTTCGTAATGTATCTGATATTGAGCAAGCTTTACAGCGAGCTGAGCACGTAGCCAACGAAGGTGTCCCCAACTATTTTGGTTCACAACGTTTTGGTCGCGGTGCTAGCAACATAGATAACGCGTTAGCTATGTTTGCAGGCAGACGTGTTAAAAGTCGAGAAAAGCGCAGCATGTATTTGTCAGCAGCTCGTAGCTTGGTGTTTAACCAAGCCATTAGTCAGCGGATAGAGCAGCAGTTGTTTAAGCAGGTGCTTGATGGTGATGTGATGAAGTTTGCTACTAGTAATGCCTATTTTGTGGCAGAGCAAGCTGACCAAGCCATTCTAGAACGTTTTGAACAAGCAGAAATTGAATTATCAGCTCCAATGGTCGGTAAGGGCGAGTTGGCCTGCCTAGATAAGGCATTGGCATTTGAAACATCTGTGTTGGCAAGCTATCCGGAGATTGTCAGCGGATTGTCCGAGGCGGGACTGAAAATGGAGCGTCGTGCTTTAGCACTTAAGCCACAGCAATTTAGCTATCATGCCGACGCGAACGACCTCGTGCTTAGCTTCTTTTTAACGGCGGGTAACTACGCCACCAGTATTCTACGCGAAATTGTAAATTGTGAAGGCGAAAGTAATGACCATATTAGTGAGTAA
- the ispF gene encoding 2-C-methyl-D-erythritol 2,4-cyclodiphosphate synthase, which yields MSIRIGHGFDVHKFGGQGPLVVAGVAIPYEQGFIAHSDGDVALHALCDALLGALALGDIGHHFPDNDQAYAGIDSRILLRQVMAQVSQRGYQLGNVDLTIVAQAPKMAPHIEKMRLNIAEDLAADIGQVNVKATTTEKLGFEGRKEGISSHAVVLLEAC from the coding sequence ATGAGCATTCGCATTGGGCACGGTTTTGATGTGCATAAATTTGGCGGTCAGGGACCGTTAGTCGTCGCGGGTGTGGCGATTCCTTATGAGCAAGGTTTTATCGCTCACTCTGATGGTGATGTGGCTTTACACGCCCTGTGTGATGCGCTACTGGGTGCTTTGGCTTTAGGCGATATTGGTCATCATTTTCCCGACAATGATCAAGCCTATGCAGGAATTGATTCTCGTATTTTACTGCGACAAGTTATGGCGCAAGTTAGTCAACGTGGTTACCAGTTAGGCAACGTGGATTTAACCATCGTCGCTCAAGCGCCGAAAATGGCTCCTCATATCGAAAAAATGCGGCTAAATATTGCTGAAGATTTAGCGGCCGATATTGGTCAAGTGAATGTTAAAGCCACCACCACCGAAAAGCTGGGTTTTGAAGGGCGAAAAGAAGGTATTTCTAGCCATGCTGTCGTTCTACTGGAGGCTTGCTAA
- the ispD gene encoding 2-C-methyl-D-erythritol 4-phosphate cytidylyltransferase, with the protein MSSHSKQYTALLPAAGIGSRMQADIPKQYLYLAGKTILETTALAFLSHPRIAQVVVVLHPDDQWFSALEIAHSGRVSVVQGGDERADSVLAGLQTITDDWVLVHDAARPCITHDDISTLIETVEQTNHGGILACQVRDTMKRGAAGKVEHTVSREQLWHALTPQMFQVQTLRQNICDALAAGASITDEASAMEWADHTVNLVEGRSDNIKVTCPEDLALARWYLSQQQNNEVVG; encoded by the coding sequence ATGAGTTCTCACAGTAAGCAATATACTGCTTTGCTCCCAGCGGCAGGTATTGGCAGCCGCATGCAAGCAGATATTCCTAAGCAATATTTATACTTAGCGGGCAAAACAATTCTTGAAACGACGGCGTTGGCATTTTTGTCCCACCCTAGAATTGCGCAAGTAGTCGTGGTTTTGCATCCCGATGACCAGTGGTTTAGCGCCCTGGAGATAGCCCATTCTGGTCGAGTAAGCGTTGTGCAAGGCGGTGACGAGCGCGCCGACTCGGTATTAGCGGGTTTGCAAACTATAACCGACGATTGGGTGCTAGTGCATGATGCGGCGAGACCGTGTATCACCCATGATGATATCAGTACACTTATCGAGACGGTTGAACAAACCAATCATGGTGGCATTTTAGCTTGTCAGGTTCGCGATACAATGAAGCGAGGGGCTGCAGGTAAAGTTGAGCATACGGTATCCAGAGAGCAGCTTTGGCATGCCTTAACGCCACAGATGTTTCAAGTGCAAACCCTAAGGCAGAATATTTGTGATGCCTTGGCGGCAGGTGCCAGTATCACCGATGAAGCGTCGGCCATGGAATGGGCTGACCACACAGTGAATTTAGTGGAAGGCCGTAGCGACAATATAAAAGTCACTTGTCCTGAAGACTTGGCGTTAGCTAGGTGGTACTTAAGCCAACAACAAAATAACGAGGTAGTAGGATGA
- the ftsB gene encoding cell division protein FtsB: protein MRSFKILLILIVLLLQYQLWFGKNSINDYFSLQDQVAKQQLANQQLAQRNGVLQAEIGDLRNGLDAAEEHARNELGMIKQGETFYRIIPSSDTE, encoded by the coding sequence ATGCGTTCGTTTAAAATTCTACTAATACTGATTGTTTTGCTTTTGCAGTACCAGCTGTGGTTCGGCAAAAACTCAATAAATGACTATTTTTCTTTGCAGGATCAGGTAGCTAAGCAGCAGTTGGCGAATCAACAATTGGCCCAGCGAAACGGTGTATTACAGGCTGAGATTGGTGATTTACGTAATGGCCTAGACGCAGCAGAAGAACACGCAAGAAACGAATTAGGAATGATTAAACAAGGTGAAACCTTCTATCGCATCATTCCTTCCTCTGACACTGAATAA
- the eno gene encoding phosphopyruvate hydratase, with the protein MSNIVKVLGREIMDSRGNPTVEAEVHLADGSFGMAAAPSGASTGSREALELRDGDKARYLGKGVLKAVAAVNGPIAEALVGKDALAQAELDQIMIDLDGTENKAKFGANAILAVSLAAAKAAADSKNVPLYAHIADLNGTSGVYSMPLPMMNIINGGEHADNSVDIQEFMIQPVGAANFREGLRMGAEVFHSLAKVLKADGHSTAVGDEGGFAPNLESNEAALAAIKVAVANAGYELGKDITLAMDCAASEFYDKEANIYDLKGEGKKFTSEEFNFFLQELTQQYPIVSIEDGLDESDWDGFAHQTKLMGDKIQLVGDDLFVTNTKILKRGIDNGIANSILIKFNQIGSLTETLAAIKMAKDAGFTVVISHRSGETEDATIADLAVGTAAGQIKTGSLSRSDRVAKYNQLLRIEEALGSKAPYNGLKEVKGQA; encoded by the coding sequence ATGTCTAATATCGTAAAAGTACTTGGTCGTGAAATCATGGATTCACGCGGTAACCCAACTGTAGAAGCTGAAGTTCATCTTGCTGATGGTTCTTTCGGTATGGCTGCTGCTCCTTCTGGCGCATCAACTGGTTCTCGTGAAGCATTAGAATTACGTGATGGCGATAAAGCTCGTTACTTAGGCAAAGGTGTATTAAAAGCTGTTGCTGCTGTAAACGGCCCAATCGCAGAAGCATTAGTAGGTAAAGATGCTTTAGCCCAAGCTGAACTTGACCAAATCATGATCGACTTAGATGGCACAGAAAACAAAGCTAAATTTGGCGCAAACGCTATCTTAGCTGTTTCTTTAGCTGCTGCTAAAGCTGCTGCTGATTCTAAAAATGTACCACTATACGCTCACATTGCTGACTTAAATGGTACTTCTGGTGTTTACTCTATGCCTCTTCCAATGATGAACATCATCAACGGTGGTGAGCACGCAGATAACAGTGTAGACATCCAAGAATTTATGATTCAACCTGTTGGCGCTGCAAACTTCCGTGAAGGCCTACGTATGGGTGCTGAAGTATTCCATAGCCTAGCTAAAGTACTTAAAGCTGACGGTCACTCAACAGCTGTTGGTGATGAAGGTGGTTTCGCGCCAAACCTAGAGTCAAACGAAGCTGCACTTGCTGCAATTAAAGTTGCTGTTGCAAACGCAGGTTACGAGCTAGGTAAAGACATCACTTTAGCGATGGATTGTGCTGCATCTGAGTTTTACGACAAAGAAGCAAACATCTACGACCTTAAAGGTGAAGGCAAGAAATTCACGTCTGAAGAATTCAACTTCTTCTTACAAGAACTTACTCAACAATACCCAATTGTTTCTATCGAAGATGGTCTTGACGAGTCAGATTGGGATGGTTTCGCACACCAAACCAAACTAATGGGTGATAAAATCCAATTGGTTGGTGACGATTTGTTCGTAACTAACACTAAGATCCTTAAGCGTGGTATCGACAACGGCATCGCTAACTCTATCCTAATTAAATTCAACCAAATCGGTTCTTTAACTGAAACTTTGGCTGCAATTAAAATGGCTAAAGACGCTGGCTTCACTGTTGTTATCTCTCACCGTTCAGGCGAGACTGAAGATGCAACTATTGCTGACCTAGCTGTTGGTACTGCTGCTGGCCAAATCAAAACGGGTTCATTGAGCCGTTCTGACCGTGTAGCTAAGTACAACCAACTTCTTCGCATTGAAGAAGCTCTAGGTTCAAAAGCACCATACAACGGTCTTAAAGAAGTTAAAGGTCAAGCTTAA
- a CDS encoding CTP synthase, whose protein sequence is MTTKYIFVTGGVVSSLGKGIAAASLAAILEARGLKVTIMKLDPYINVDPGTMSPIQHGEVFVTEDGAETDLDLGHYERFIRNKMTKRNNFTTGRVYEDVLRKERRGDYLGATIQVIPHITNAIKERIVAGGEGVDVAIVEIGGTVGDIESQPFLEAIRQLGTEIGRERAMYMHLTLVPYLGAAGEVKTKPTQHSVKELRSIGIQPDILICRSDRAIPANERAKIALFTNVPDRAVISLKDVDSIYKIPALLKSQGLDNLVTERFGIDCPEADLCEWEQVIYEEANPTNEVIIGMVGKYVELPDAYKSVNEALKHAGLKNRLSVKIQYVDSQDLEVKGTDVLKDLDAILVPGGFGERGVEGKILAAQFARENKVPYLGICLGMQVALIEYARNVAGLTDAHSSEFNPESSAPVVGLITEWIDEDGKVEVRDSKSDLGGTMRLGSQLCHLTKGSKVADLYGSVEIYERHRHRYEVNNTLLPKITKKGLKVTGLSSDKKLVEIIENPDHPWFVAAQFHPEFTSTPRDGHPLFAGFIKAAGEFNKAR, encoded by the coding sequence ATGACAACAAAATACATTTTCGTCACTGGTGGCGTAGTATCCTCTTTGGGTAAAGGTATTGCCGCTGCATCGCTGGCTGCCATTCTTGAAGCTCGTGGTCTTAAAGTGACCATTATGAAGCTTGACCCTTACATTAATGTAGATCCAGGCACCATGAGTCCGATCCAACACGGTGAAGTGTTTGTGACAGAGGATGGTGCAGAAACAGATCTCGATTTAGGTCATTACGAGCGCTTTATTCGTAACAAAATGACCAAACGTAATAACTTCACTACTGGTCGGGTTTATGAAGATGTATTGCGTAAAGAACGTCGTGGAGACTATTTAGGCGCTACCATTCAGGTTATTCCGCACATTACTAACGCCATTAAAGAGCGCATTGTAGCTGGTGGTGAAGGTGTTGATGTAGCGATTGTAGAAATCGGTGGCACCGTAGGTGACATTGAATCTCAGCCTTTCTTAGAAGCTATTCGTCAGTTAGGTACAGAAATTGGCCGCGAGCGCGCCATGTACATGCACCTTACTTTAGTGCCTTATTTGGGCGCTGCTGGTGAAGTTAAAACGAAGCCGACACAGCACTCAGTGAAAGAACTTCGTTCGATTGGTATTCAGCCTGACATTCTAATTTGTCGTAGTGACCGTGCTATTCCGGCTAATGAACGCGCTAAAATTGCTTTGTTCACTAATGTGCCTGACCGAGCGGTTATCTCGCTGAAAGACGTAGATAGTATCTATAAAATTCCTGCGCTATTAAAATCACAAGGTTTAGATAACTTAGTGACCGAGCGCTTTGGCATTGACTGCCCTGAAGCCGATTTATGCGAATGGGAACAAGTAATATATGAAGAAGCTAATCCTACCAATGAAGTGATCATTGGCATGGTAGGCAAATATGTTGAACTGCCAGATGCTTACAAATCGGTTAATGAAGCACTTAAACATGCTGGGTTGAAAAACCGTTTGAGTGTGAAAATTCAATACGTAGACTCTCAAGATCTTGAAGTAAAAGGTACTGATGTACTAAAAGACTTAGATGCGATTTTGGTCCCTGGCGGTTTTGGTGAGCGTGGCGTTGAAGGTAAAATTTTAGCCGCACAGTTCGCTCGAGAAAACAAAGTGCCTTATTTAGGTATTTGTTTGGGCATGCAAGTAGCGTTAATTGAATACGCACGCAACGTTGCCGGTTTAACTGATGCGCATTCTTCAGAGTTTAACCCAGAGTCTTCAGCGCCTGTTGTCGGCTTAATTACCGAGTGGATCGACGAAGACGGTAAAGTAGAAGTGCGTGATAGCAAGTCTGATCTTGGCGGCACTATGCGTTTAGGTTCGCAACTATGCCACCTAACTAAAGGCTCTAAAGTTGCTGATTTATATGGCAGTGTAGAAATTTACGAACGACACAGGCACCGTTACGAGGTGAATAACACCTTGTTACCTAAGATTACCAAGAAAGGTCTTAAGGTTACTGGCCTGTCGTCAGACAAGAAATTAGTGGAAATTATTGAGAACCCTGATCATCCTTGGTTTGTGGCGGCTCAATTCCACCCAGAATTTACGTCAACGCCCCGCGACGGACACCCGTTGTTTGCTGGTTTTATTAAAGCAGCTGGCGAATTTAATAAAGCTCGCTAG
- the mazG gene encoding nucleoside triphosphate pyrophosphohydrolase, producing MLQPPYTIDTLLTIMARLRDPEGGCPWDLKQSWQSIVPYTVEETYEVVEEINLALETGNFNEVKLELGDLLFQVVYYAQFAHEQGDFQFADVVEGICEKLIRRHPHVFAEQAFSNEAAVKANWEAEKAKERASKAKTKLSVLDDVPMALPALSRAQKLQQRCASVGFDWPSVEPVLDKVQEELEEVQQAISSKKQQDIAEEIGDLLFTCVNLARACEFDAEDLLRQANQKFSRRFRSVEDLARLDGKKLEQMNLQEMDSLWDKVKENYKN from the coding sequence ATGCTGCAACCGCCTTATACAATTGATACCTTGTTGACCATAATGGCAAGGTTACGCGATCCAGAAGGGGGATGCCCTTGGGATCTAAAGCAAAGTTGGCAATCTATCGTTCCCTATACTGTCGAAGAAACTTATGAAGTGGTAGAAGAGATCAATCTGGCTTTAGAGACGGGGAATTTCAACGAGGTTAAGCTCGAACTGGGCGATTTATTGTTTCAAGTGGTTTATTACGCTCAATTTGCACATGAACAAGGCGATTTTCAGTTTGCTGATGTGGTTGAAGGAATATGTGAAAAGCTGATCCGCCGTCACCCGCATGTGTTTGCTGAGCAAGCCTTTAGCAATGAAGCTGCCGTAAAGGCTAACTGGGAAGCAGAAAAAGCCAAAGAACGCGCGAGTAAAGCAAAAACTAAGCTCAGTGTATTAGATGATGTTCCGATGGCTTTGCCGGCCTTGAGCCGCGCGCAGAAGCTACAGCAACGCTGTGCCAGTGTGGGTTTTGACTGGCCAAGTGTCGAACCGGTGCTTGACAAGGTTCAAGAAGAACTGGAAGAAGTTCAACAAGCGATTAGTTCAAAAAAACAACAGGATATTGCCGAGGAAATTGGTGATTTGTTGTTTACTTGCGTAAATTTAGCCCGAGCTTGTGAATTTGATGCCGAAGACTTACTGCGCCAAGCCAATCAAAAATTTAGTCGTAGATTCCGCTCTGTAGAGGACCTAGCAAGGCTTGATGGTAAAAAATTGGAACAAATGAACCTCCAAGAAATGGATTCTTTGTGGGATAAAGTGAAAGAAAATTACAAAAATTGA
- the relA gene encoding GTP diphosphokinase has protein sequence MVSVRETHLNQQLLFDENQWVASLDVASDEQQKLFEVSNFFRELDADKQQIHSCLNKGKEMVEILVTLNMDLPTLKAALLFPFVESGLIAKDKLAQQFSEEVVKLQFDAAQMDAMKVLRTGQNKSLSAGQIDNVRRMLLAMVGDVRAIVIKLAERICFLREVKNESEDIRVLAAKESQDIYAPLANRLGIGQLKWELEDFTFRYLHPDTYKLIAKQLDEKRIARTDYIEDFVNKLQQDISAANIKAEVYGRPKHIYSIWRKMQKKDLSFDKLFDVRAIRIVAEKLQDCYAILGVVHTSWHHIPSEFDDYVANPKPNGYQSIHTVVVGPEGKTIEVQIRTKQMHEESELGVAAHWKYKEGGSGGRTDFEDKIAWLRKLLAWQDDIAENGSMLEELRSQVFDDRVYVFTPSGEVIDLPAGSTPLDFAYYVHSQVGHRCIGAKIGGRIVPFTYQLSTGEQVEIITQKESSPSRDWLNPNLGYVKSSRARTKIATWFKKQDKDKNQVVGKDLLEAELSKHGFKMSDVESCVERFNVKTLDDLLAAIGAGDVRLNQLVHYLQATLNKPTAEELDRQALETITKKAEHHGQKKKRAKDAIVVDGVGNLMTHVARCCQPIPGDSIKGFITQGRGISIHSVDCEQLAELVSRTPERVIDAVWGGKDSGGYNLTIRIVANDRSGLLRDITTVLANDKVNVQGMQSNSDTKSQTATIDMDIEIYNLETLSRVLSKINQLNHIIEARRLR, from the coding sequence ATGGTTTCGGTTAGAGAAACACATCTCAATCAACAATTATTATTTGATGAAAATCAATGGGTTGCCAGTTTGGATGTGGCGAGTGATGAGCAGCAAAAATTGTTTGAAGTCAGTAATTTCTTCCGCGAACTCGATGCCGATAAACAACAAATCCATTCTTGCCTAAATAAAGGTAAGGAAATGGTAGAGATTTTAGTCACTCTCAATATGGACTTACCAACCCTTAAAGCTGCTTTATTATTTCCCTTTGTAGAATCGGGTTTAATTGCTAAAGATAAGCTCGCTCAGCAGTTTTCTGAAGAGGTCGTAAAACTACAGTTTGACGCGGCGCAAATGGACGCGATGAAAGTGTTGCGTACTGGGCAAAACAAAAGCTTGTCAGCAGGTCAAATTGACAATGTAAGACGCATGCTATTGGCGATGGTAGGAGATGTTCGGGCAATCGTAATTAAGCTTGCAGAACGAATTTGTTTCCTGCGCGAAGTTAAAAATGAAAGTGAAGATATTCGCGTGCTGGCGGCGAAAGAAAGCCAAGACATTTATGCGCCATTAGCGAACCGCTTAGGGATTGGCCAATTAAAGTGGGAGTTAGAAGACTTTACTTTTCGCTACCTGCACCCAGATACCTACAAGCTGATTGCCAAACAGTTAGATGAGAAAAGGATTGCCAGAACAGACTACATAGAAGACTTTGTTAACAAGCTTCAGCAAGATATTAGCGCGGCAAATATTAAAGCTGAAGTTTATGGCAGACCTAAGCATATCTATAGTATCTGGCGAAAAATGCAAAAGAAGGATTTATCCTTCGATAAACTGTTTGATGTAAGAGCGATTCGTATTGTTGCTGAAAAACTTCAAGATTGTTATGCAATACTTGGGGTGGTTCATACATCTTGGCATCATATCCCCAGCGAATTTGATGATTATGTCGCTAATCCAAAACCTAATGGTTATCAGTCAATCCATACTGTGGTGGTAGGCCCTGAAGGGAAAACTATCGAAGTGCAAATCCGCACTAAGCAGATGCACGAAGAATCTGAGTTGGGGGTGGCCGCGCACTGGAAGTACAAAGAAGGCGGCAGTGGCGGTAGAACTGACTTTGAAGACAAAATTGCTTGGTTACGCAAGTTACTCGCATGGCAAGATGATATTGCCGAGAATGGCTCTATGCTTGAAGAGCTTCGCTCGCAAGTGTTTGATGACCGCGTTTATGTATTTACCCCGAGCGGCGAAGTGATCGACCTGCCCGCCGGTTCTACTCCCTTAGATTTTGCTTATTACGTGCATAGCCAAGTGGGGCATCGTTGTATTGGTGCTAAAATTGGCGGGCGTATTGTGCCGTTTACCTATCAATTAAGTACCGGCGAGCAAGTTGAAATTATAACCCAAAAAGAATCCAGTCCCAGTCGCGATTGGCTTAACCCAAATTTGGGCTATGTGAAGTCATCACGAGCGCGTACCAAAATTGCCACTTGGTTCAAGAAACAAGATAAAGATAAAAACCAAGTTGTAGGTAAAGACTTACTTGAAGCCGAGCTAAGTAAACATGGCTTTAAAATGAGTGATGTTGAAAGCTGTGTTGAACGTTTTAATGTGAAGACATTAGATGATTTACTGGCTGCCATTGGGGCCGGCGATGTGCGCTTAAATCAATTGGTGCACTACTTACAAGCGACCCTAAATAAACCTACTGCTGAAGAGCTTGATCGACAAGCTTTAGAAACAATCACCAAAAAAGCCGAACATCACGGTCAAAAGAAAAAACGCGCTAAAGATGCCATCGTTGTTGATGGTGTGGGTAACCTAATGACCCATGTTGCGCGTTGTTGTCAGCCTATTCCTGGTGATTCAATTAAGGGCTTTATTACCCAAGGTAGAGGGATTTCAATCCACAGTGTTGATTGTGAGCAGTTAGCTGAGTTGGTCAGCCGCACACCTGAACGAGTGATAGACGCAGTGTGGGGTGGAAAGGATTCGGGAGGCTACAATTTAACGATTCGAATCGTTGCGAATGATCGAAGTGGTTTGCTGCGTGACATCACTACAGTATTAGCCAATGACAAAGTGAATGTGCAGGGCATGCAAAGTAACTCCGATACCAAGAGTCAAACCGCGACCATCGATATGGATATCGAGATATATAACTTAGAAACCCTGTCTCGGGTACTGTCAAAGATTAATCAGCTCAATCACATTATTGAAGCGCGTCGTTTACGTTAA
- the rlmD gene encoding 23S rRNA (uracil(1939)-C(5))-methyltransferase RlmD produces the protein MAQFFKAKPKSIRLKAITDCTVTQLDHHLHGVVKAGRETYFVADALPGEQIKIQPAGKSGPAKLLKRLTDAEQRIVPRCQFYRDCGGCSVQHLTAQDQRSFKQTAVASLISRLSAYEDLPEVEQEADQEWHYRRVSRLSTWFDNKQGWLVGFRQKASKQLTPISECMVLTERLSCLIVPLQHALRSWPKAVGLGHIDLIDCEPMVVCRIRLTKALASKWVASLSALAEQLNIALLLVEADKQQWLRGEQAFYQLDEQQLKLAFTPGDFIQVNASMNQKMVNKAIEWLELGSEDVVLDLYSGIGNFSLAMAQHSKQVIAVEGVAQMSEQLLSNAKLNGLTNILAYTGDLEDPETAKHWKNVKVSKVLLDPARAGAKLAISEVAKLSPSTLVYVSCNPATLARDAKVLNQAGYKLVKLALIDMFAHTEHVETMALFTR, from the coding sequence ATGGCTCAATTTTTTAAAGCAAAACCAAAATCTATTCGCCTTAAGGCGATTACCGACTGCACGGTTACTCAGTTAGACCATCATTTGCACGGGGTTGTGAAGGCCGGGCGTGAGACTTATTTTGTGGCTGATGCCTTACCCGGGGAACAAATCAAGATTCAACCCGCGGGTAAATCAGGGCCGGCTAAACTGCTGAAACGTTTAACCGATGCTGAGCAGCGCATTGTCCCTCGTTGTCAATTTTACCGCGACTGCGGTGGGTGTAGCGTCCAGCATTTGACCGCGCAAGATCAACGTTCATTTAAACAAACAGCGGTCGCTTCACTCATTAGTCGATTGTCGGCTTATGAAGATTTGCCTGAAGTAGAGCAGGAGGCAGATCAAGAATGGCACTACCGCAGGGTGAGCCGTTTAAGTACTTGGTTTGACAATAAACAGGGGTGGTTAGTGGGCTTTAGGCAAAAAGCCAGTAAGCAGCTCACGCCGATCAGCGAGTGCATGGTACTCACAGAGCGCTTATCGTGTTTGATTGTGCCTCTACAACACGCATTACGTAGTTGGCCTAAAGCTGTGGGTTTGGGTCACATTGACTTAATAGACTGTGAACCGATGGTGGTGTGTCGCATACGGCTAACCAAAGCGCTAGCGAGCAAATGGGTGGCAAGCTTAAGCGCCCTGGCGGAGCAATTAAATATTGCCCTATTGTTGGTGGAAGCAGACAAACAGCAATGGTTACGTGGCGAGCAGGCATTTTATCAATTGGATGAGCAGCAACTTAAGTTGGCGTTTACGCCGGGTGACTTCATTCAAGTGAACGCATCGATGAATCAAAAAATGGTCAATAAAGCGATTGAATGGCTTGAACTTGGTTCTGAAGATGTGGTGCTTGACCTTTACTCGGGCATTGGCAATTTTAGTTTGGCAATGGCTCAACATTCCAAGCAAGTTATTGCCGTGGAGGGCGTTGCGCAGATGAGCGAACAGCTGCTAAGCAACGCCAAGCTTAACGGCTTAACCAATATATTGGCTTATACTGGCGATTTAGAGGATCCCGAAACCGCCAAGCATTGGAAAAATGTTAAAGTGAGCAAAGTATTATTAGACCCCGCTAGGGCAGGAGCAAAGCTGGCCATTTCTGAGGTTGCAAAGCTTAGCCCAAGCACCTTAGTATATGTGTCTTGTAATCCGGCGACTTTAGCTAGAGATGCTAAAGTATTAAATCAAGCAGGGTATAAACTGGTCAAGCTCGCACTCATTGACATGTTTGCTCATACCGAGCATGTAGAAACAATGGCGCTGTTTACGCGGTAA